The following are encoded together in the Tripterygium wilfordii isolate XIE 37 chromosome 3, ASM1340144v1, whole genome shotgun sequence genome:
- the LOC119993385 gene encoding uncharacterized protein LOC119993385, with translation MAGGNLLHRVMSYVLNQLVVDTLSNSIAFQRFAVRTNKRIEAVSKMASQKKQELSEQMKDFSENFQSPPKDR, from the exons ATGGCGGGCGGTAATTTATTGCATAGGGTTATGTCTTACGTGCTTAATCAGCTTGTCGTTGATACCCTCTCTAATAG TATCGCATTCCAAAGGTTTGCTGTGAGGACAAATAAGAGAATTGAGGCTGTGTCCAAAATGG CTTCACAGAAGAAGCAGGAACTTTCTGAACAGATGAAAGATTTCTCAGAAAATTTCCAG TCGCCGCCCAAAGATCGTTGA
- the LOC119993379 gene encoding AMP deaminase, translated as MDAYPLHLAMAALVGASFVAVSAYVMHRKTLTQLLELAKAVEREWETEDNSEGGSPQHSIKKRRSGGGAGGRRKGNGYQRRGSSSLPDVMAVSGECGEIDGDEKQNGQIPVDGIPVGLPRLHMLPEGKSTGRTSSTKRSGSFMKTTSPKSPMASASAFESVEGSDEEDNMTDNSKLDLTFLHPNGNSGYENLPEHVNANGEQISIAASSMIRSHSISGDLHGVQPDPIAADILRKEPEQESFTRLKINPTEVPSPDEAEVYVILQECLEMRKRYLFMEAVAPWEKEVISDPSTPKPNPEPFAYTSERKSDHYLEMHDGVIHVYPNKDSREELFPVADATTFFTDLHHILRVIAAGNTRTLCHHRLNLLEQKFNLHLMLNADREFLAQKSAPHRDFYNVRKVDTHVHHSACMNQKHLLRFIKSKLRKEPDEVVIFRDGTYLTLKEVFESLDLTGNDLNVDLLDVHADKSTFHRFDKFNLKYNPCGQSRLREIFLKQDNLIQGRFLGELTKQVFSDLEASKYQMAEYRISIYGRKQSEWDQLASWIVNNELYSENVVWLIQIPRLYNIYKDMGIVTSFQNILDNIFIPLFEVTVDPDSHPQLHVFLKQVVGLDLVDDESKPERRPTKHMPTPAQWTNVFNPAFSYYVYYCYANLYTLNKLRESKGMTTIKFRPHSGEAGDIDHLAATFLTTHNIAHGIKLRKSPVLQYLYYLAQIGLAMSPLSNNSLFLDYHRNPFPIFFLRGLNVSLSTDDPLQIHLTKEPLVEEYSIAASVWKLSSCDLCEIARNSVYQSGFSHAFKSHWIGKEYYKRGPNGNDIHRTNVPHIRVEFRDTIWREEMQLVYLGKAIISEELDK; from the exons ATGGATGCGTATCCGTTGCATCTTGCCATGGCTGCGCTGGTAGGGGCGTCGTTCGTGGCAGTATCTGCGTACGTCATGCACCGCAAAACCCTAACACAGTTACTGGAGCTGGCCAAGGCGGTGGAGAGGGAGTGGGAGACGGAAGATAACTCGGAGGGCGGTTCGCCGCAGCATTCGATCAAGAAGAGGCGCAGTGGTGGTGGGGCCGGCGGTCGGAGGAAGGGAAACGGGTACCAACGGCGGGGGTCGTCTTCCCTGCCTGATGTTATGGCTGTTTCGGGAGAGTGCGGGGAGATTGACGGAGACGAGAAGCAGAATGGTCAGATACCCGTGGACGGGATTCCGGTTGGATTGCCGAGGCTTCACATGCTCCCGGAAG GGAAGTCTACTGGGCGTACAAGTTCAACGAAGAGATCTGGAAGTTTTATGAAAACAACTTCTCCCAAGTCCCCTATGGCTAGTGCTAGTGCTTTTGAAAGTGTAGAAGGATCCGATGAAGAGGATAATATGACTGACAACTCTAAGTTGGACCTTACATTCCTACATCCCAATGGAAATTCT GGTTATGAGAATTTACCGGAGCATGTCAATGCCAATGGAGAACAAATATCTATTGCTGCTTCAAGCATGATTCGCTCCCATAGTATATCTGGTGACCTCCATGGCGTGCAGCCTGATCCTATTGCAGCTGATATTCTACGGAAAGAGCCTGAGCAGGAATCTTTCACACGACTTAAAATTAACCCTACAG AGGTACCATCTCCCGATGAAGCAGAGGTTTATGTGATTCTTCAGGAATGTCTCGAAATGAGAAAACGATATCTATTCATGGAAGCAGTTGCTCCATGGGAGAAAGAAGTTATATCTGACCCCAGCACACCAAAGCCTAACCCTGAGCCTTTTGCTTATACTTCAGAAAGAAAATCTGAT CATTACCTTGAGATGCATGATGGGGTCATACATGTCTATCCAAATAAAGATT cTAGAGAAGAGCTTTTCCCCGTTGCTGATGCAACAACCTTTTTCACTGACTTGCATCACATTCTTCGAGTGATAGCCGCAGGGAATACGAGAACTTTATGTCATCATCGGTTAAATCTTCTGGAACAA AAGTTCAATCTGCACTTGATGCTTAATGCGGATAGGGAATTTCTTGCTCAGAAAAGTGCCCCACATCGTGACTTTTATAACGTAAGGAAAGTTGATACACATGTACATCACTCTGCATGCATGAACCAGAAGCATCTTTTGAGGTTTATAAAGTCTAAATTGAGGAAAGAGCCCGATGAG GTTGTAATATTCAGAGATGGGACATACTTGACCTTAAAAGAAGTTTTTGAGAGCTTGGATTTGACGGG GAATGACCTGAATGTTGACCTGTTGGATGTTCATGCTGACAAGAGCACGTTTCATCGCTTCGACAAATTCAATCTCAAGTATAATCCCTGTGGACAAAGCAGGCTCAGGGAGATATTCTTAAAGCAGGATAATCTTATCCAAG GCCGTTTCCTGGGTGAATTGACAAAGCAAGTGTTTTCTGATCTTGAAGCAAGTAAATATCAG ATGGCTGAATATAGAATATCCATATATGGTAGGAAGCAAAGTGAGTGGGACCAGTTGGCTAGTTGGATAGTGAATAATGAATTGTACAGCGAGAATGTTGTCTGGTTGATTCAG aTTCCAAGATTATACAATATTTACAAGGACATGGGGATAGTGACATCATTTCAGAATATCCTTGACAACATCTTTATTCCATTATTTGAAGTTACGGTGGATCCAGATTCACATCCTCAGTTGCATGTTTTCTTGAAACAG GTGGTTGGATTAGACTTGGTTGATGATGAAAGCAAGCCTGAAAGACGCCCTACAAAGCACATGCCAACTCCTGCTCAATGGACCAATGTGTTCAATCCTGCATTTTCATACTATGTGTATTACTGTTATGCTAATCTATACACATTAAACAAG CTTCGTGAGTCAAAGGGCATGACAACTATCAAATTTCGGCCACATTCAGGAGAG GCTGGTGACATTGACCACCTTGCTGCCACATTTCTTACTACTCATAATATAGCACATGGCATCAAGTTGAGAAAATCTCCAGTCCTTCAGTATTTGTACTATCTGGCACAG ATTGGCCTTGCTATGTCTCCTCTGAGCAACAATTCGTTATTTTTAGACTATCACAGGAAcccttttcctattttttttctACGGGGCCTCAATGTTTCACTTTCTACGGATGATCCACTCCAAATCCACTTAACAAAGGAACCTTTAGTGGAAGAATATAGCATAGCTGCTTCG GTCTGGAAGTTGAGTTCATGTGACCTCTGTGAAATTGCTAGGAATTCGGTCTACCAGTCAGGTTTCTCACATGCTTTCAAG TCACACTGGATTGGAAAAGAGTACTACAAGAGAGGTCCAAATGGAAATGACATTCATAGAACAAATGTACCTCATATCCGGGTGGAATTTCGTGACACG ATTTGGAGAGAGGAGATGCAACTGGTTTACCTGGGCAAGGCCATCATCTCTGAAGAATTAGACAAGTAA
- the LOC119986898 gene encoding bifunctional monothiol glutaredoxin-S16, chloroplastic, whose amino-acid sequence MATINHSPLQAYPTIRVVSFSSLQSSPNLAFGSHFKSSFTFPSISLKPFDAIKFRPRSLVVAAVLKNLSETELVPVPLTSDEFSAKFPTDSGVYAVYDKNNDLQFIGISRNIAGSVLNHMKSVPELCSSIKAGVVDEPDRTALTQAWKSWMEEHIKATGKVPPGNKSGNSTWVRQPPKKKSDLRLTPGRHVQLTVPVEELLDRLVKENKVVAFIKGSRSAPMCGFSQRVVAILESEGVDYESVDVLDEEYNYGLRETLKTFSNWPTFPQIFVDGELVGGCDILTAMHEKGELADLFKK is encoded by the exons ATGGCAACAATCAACCACTCTCCATTACAGGCCTACCCTACTATTCGCGTagtctccttttcttctctccaaAGTTCCCCAAACCTTGCATTCGGTTCACACTTCAAATcctcttttactttcccttCTATATCCCTGAAACCCTTCGACGCAATCAAGTTCAGACCTCGCTCTTTAGTCGTCGCTGCAGTTCTCAAGAATCTCTCGGAGACTGAGCTAGTTCCTGTGCCGTTGACGTCAGACGAATTTTCAGCGAAATTTCCAACGGATTCGGGCGTATACGCAGTGTATGACAAAAATAACGACCTTCAGTTTATCGGTATATCGCGAAACATTGCCGGGAGCGTCTTAAATCATATGAAATCTGTGCCGGAGCTATGCAGTTCCATCAAG GCTGGGGTAGTAGATGAACCTGATCGGACTGCTTTAACCCAAGCTTGGAAATCGTGGATGGAAGAACACATAAAAGCTACTGGAAAGGTCCCACCAGGCAACAAATCAGGGAACTCTACATGGGTTCGGCAGCCACCAAAGAAGAAATCCGATCTTCGTCTTACACCTGGTCGTCATGTACAATTGACAGTCCCAGTAGAAGAACTCCTTGATCGATTGGTAAAGGAGAACAAGGTGGTGGCTTTTATCAAGGGTTCACGAAGTGCCCCAATGTGTGGGTTCTCGCAAAGGGTGGTTGCCATCCTTGAAAGCGAAGGAGTGGATTATGAGAGTGTTGATGTGCTCGATGAAGAGTATAATTATGGATTGAGGGAGACACTAAAGACATTCAGCAATTGGCCAACATTCCCACAAATTTTTGTAGATGGTGAATTGGTTGGAGGGTGCGATATTCTGACCGCCATGCATGAGAAGGGGGAGCTTGCCGATCTCTTCAAAAAGTAA
- the LOC119995243 gene encoding phosphoinositide phosphatase SAC8 isoform X1 yields METGSSSGRFKLHDKLELQEFQDKYVVKSIESPGQGFSISRHDGNIEPLEEDDHSGSPSKVSTIYGVGGTIRLLAGTYLLVITSQREVGTFLGFPIFLVTSMKFLPCNEALKFSTMQEKKDEAYFVTLLKTVELSPGLYYSYETDITLNLQRRLKLAEGWEAKPIWKQADPRFVWNRNLLEELIEFKLDGFIIPLLQGSFQVAQMNLKDKPAKVALISRRCTRRLGTRMWRRGANLEGDTANFIETEQLMELQGFRSSLLQVRGSIPLLWEQIVDLSYKPQLRTINHEQTSNVVARHFQDLLQRYGETIAIDLTDKQGDEGQLSSAYAAEMQKLPNVRYISFDFHQVCGSSNFNNLQVLYDQISADFEKQGYFLVDAEGNVLEEQRGIVRSNCVDCLDRTNVTQSFLARKSLTVQLQRIGVLTATEDISLFHEDYEKFRTLWAEQGDEISLEYAGTHALKGDMVRYGKQTFGGLIKDAMSALSRYYLNNFQDGLRQDALDLISGRYSVSRNNPSPFQLNSFESLSYLPVASALLIGGLTVTSLTLQQAGRNAQQYVSSVLLAGATAGVMAVIRANGRQFCSRPRLCGLL; encoded by the exons ATGGAAACTGGATCCTCTTCAGGTAGATTCAAGCTTCACGATAAGTTGGAATTGCAGGAATTTCAAGACAAGTATGTGGTCAAATCAATCGAATCCCCCGGTCAAGGTTTCTCGATTAGTCGTCACGACGGGAATATCGAGCCACTTGAGG AAGATGATCATTCAGGAAGTCCATCCAAAGTCTCTACCATTTATGGCGTTGGCGGAACCATTAGATTGCTTGCAG GGACTTATTTACTCGTTATAACTTCGCAAAGGGAAGTGGGaacctttcttggttttcccaTCTTTCTTGTAACGTCCATGAAGTTCCTACCCTGCAATGAGGCATTGAAATTTTCAACCATGCAAGAA AAAAAAGATGAGGCTTACTTTGTTACTTTGTTGAAGACTGTAGAATTATCGCCTGGGTTGTACTATTCATATGAAACAGATATAACACTTAA CTTACAGAGAAGATTGAAATTAGCAGAAGGATGGGAGGCTAAACCAATTTGGAAGCAG GCTGACCCAAGATTTGTTTGGAACAGAAATCTCTTGGAGGAACTTATTGAGTTTAAG CTTGATGGATTTATCATTCCTCTACTACAAGGAA GCTTTCAAGTGGCACAGATGAATCTGAAAGACAAACCTGCAAAAGTTGCATTGATTTCAAGGAGGTGTACTCGACGTCTAG GGACACGAATGTGGAGACGGGGAGCTAATCTTGAAGGAGACACTGCTAATTTCATTGAAACTGAGCAATTGATGGAGCTTCAAGGTTTCAGGTCCTCCTTATTGCAG GTTAGAGGTTCAATTCCACTTCTTTGGGAGCAAATTGTTGATTTGAGTTACAAACCACAACTTAGAACTATTAATCATGAGCAAACG TCAAACGTCGTGGCCCGCCATTTTCAAGATCTCCTACAAAGATATGGAGAGACTATAGCAATTGACCTAACTGATAAA CAAGGTGATGAAGGTCAATTAAGCTCTGCATATGCTGCAGAGATGCAAAAGCTTCCAAATGTTAG ATATATCTCTTTTGACTTCCATCAAGTTTGTGGCTCCTCAAATTTTAATAACCTACAAGTCCTATACGATCAAATCTCGGCAGACTTCGAAAAGCAAGG ATATTTCCTCGTAGATGCAGAAGGAAATGTGCTAGAGGAACAGAGAGGAATAGTTAGAAGTAATTGTGTTGATTGCCTTGATAGGACAAATGTGACGCAG AGTTTCCTTGCTCGGAAATCTTTAACTGTACAATTGCAAAGGATTGGAGTACTCACTGCCACCGAAGACATTTCCTTGTTTCATGAGGATTATGAAAAGTTCAGAACAT TGTGGGCTGAGCAAGGTGACGAAATAAGCCTTGAATATGCTGGGACTCATGCTCTAAAGGGAGACATGGTTAG ATATGGAAAACAGACATTCGGTGGCTTAATCAAAGATGCCATGAGTGCTCTTTCAAGATACTATTTAAACAACTTTCAAGATGGACTCCGGCAG GATGCATTAGATCTTATAAGTGGTCGCTATAGCGTCAGCAGAAataatccttcaccatttcagCTTAATAGCTTCGAATCTCTTTCT TATCTCCCAGTAGCATCAGCTTTGCTGATTGGAGGTTTGACAGTTACATCCTTGACACTACAGCAAG CAGGGAGAAATGCACAGCAATATGTGTCTTCAGTGCTTTTGGCCGGTGCGACTGCTGGAGTGATGGCAGTTATCAGAGCTAATGGAAGGCAGTTCTGTTCTAGGCCACGCTTGTGTGGCCTTCTATGA
- the LOC119995243 gene encoding phosphoinositide phosphatase SAC8 isoform X2, with protein sequence METGSSSGRFKLHDKLELQEFQDKYVVKSIESPGQGFSISRHDGNIEPLEEDDHSGSPSKVSTIYGVGGTIRLLAGTYLLVITSQREVGTFLGFPIFLVTSMKFLPCNEALKFSTMQEKKDEAYFVTLLKTVELSPGLYYSYETDITLNLQRRLKLAEGWEAKPIWKQADPRFVWNRNLLEELIEFKLDGFIIPLLQGSFQVAQMNLKDKPAKVALISRRCTRRLGTRMWRRGANLEGDTANFIETEQLMELQGFRSSLLQVRGSIPLLWEQIVDLSYKPQLRTINHEQTSNVVARHFQDLLQRYGETIAIDLTDKQGDEGQLSSAYAAEMQKLPNVRYISFDFHQVCGSSNFNNLQVLYDQISADFEKQGYFLVDAEGNVLEEQRGIVRSNCVDCLDRTNVTQSFLARKSLTVQLQRIGVLTATEDISLFHEDYEKFRTLWAEQGDEISLEYAGTHALKGDMVRYGKQTFGGLIKDAMSALSRYYLNNFQDGLRQDALDLISGRYSVSRNNPSPFQLNSFESLSYLPVASALLIGGLTVTSLTLQQGRNAQQYVSSVLLAGATAGVMAVIRANGRQFCSRPRLCGLL encoded by the exons ATGGAAACTGGATCCTCTTCAGGTAGATTCAAGCTTCACGATAAGTTGGAATTGCAGGAATTTCAAGACAAGTATGTGGTCAAATCAATCGAATCCCCCGGTCAAGGTTTCTCGATTAGTCGTCACGACGGGAATATCGAGCCACTTGAGG AAGATGATCATTCAGGAAGTCCATCCAAAGTCTCTACCATTTATGGCGTTGGCGGAACCATTAGATTGCTTGCAG GGACTTATTTACTCGTTATAACTTCGCAAAGGGAAGTGGGaacctttcttggttttcccaTCTTTCTTGTAACGTCCATGAAGTTCCTACCCTGCAATGAGGCATTGAAATTTTCAACCATGCAAGAA AAAAAAGATGAGGCTTACTTTGTTACTTTGTTGAAGACTGTAGAATTATCGCCTGGGTTGTACTATTCATATGAAACAGATATAACACTTAA CTTACAGAGAAGATTGAAATTAGCAGAAGGATGGGAGGCTAAACCAATTTGGAAGCAG GCTGACCCAAGATTTGTTTGGAACAGAAATCTCTTGGAGGAACTTATTGAGTTTAAG CTTGATGGATTTATCATTCCTCTACTACAAGGAA GCTTTCAAGTGGCACAGATGAATCTGAAAGACAAACCTGCAAAAGTTGCATTGATTTCAAGGAGGTGTACTCGACGTCTAG GGACACGAATGTGGAGACGGGGAGCTAATCTTGAAGGAGACACTGCTAATTTCATTGAAACTGAGCAATTGATGGAGCTTCAAGGTTTCAGGTCCTCCTTATTGCAG GTTAGAGGTTCAATTCCACTTCTTTGGGAGCAAATTGTTGATTTGAGTTACAAACCACAACTTAGAACTATTAATCATGAGCAAACG TCAAACGTCGTGGCCCGCCATTTTCAAGATCTCCTACAAAGATATGGAGAGACTATAGCAATTGACCTAACTGATAAA CAAGGTGATGAAGGTCAATTAAGCTCTGCATATGCTGCAGAGATGCAAAAGCTTCCAAATGTTAG ATATATCTCTTTTGACTTCCATCAAGTTTGTGGCTCCTCAAATTTTAATAACCTACAAGTCCTATACGATCAAATCTCGGCAGACTTCGAAAAGCAAGG ATATTTCCTCGTAGATGCAGAAGGAAATGTGCTAGAGGAACAGAGAGGAATAGTTAGAAGTAATTGTGTTGATTGCCTTGATAGGACAAATGTGACGCAG AGTTTCCTTGCTCGGAAATCTTTAACTGTACAATTGCAAAGGATTGGAGTACTCACTGCCACCGAAGACATTTCCTTGTTTCATGAGGATTATGAAAAGTTCAGAACAT TGTGGGCTGAGCAAGGTGACGAAATAAGCCTTGAATATGCTGGGACTCATGCTCTAAAGGGAGACATGGTTAG ATATGGAAAACAGACATTCGGTGGCTTAATCAAAGATGCCATGAGTGCTCTTTCAAGATACTATTTAAACAACTTTCAAGATGGACTCCGGCAG GATGCATTAGATCTTATAAGTGGTCGCTATAGCGTCAGCAGAAataatccttcaccatttcagCTTAATAGCTTCGAATCTCTTTCT TATCTCCCAGTAGCATCAGCTTTGCTGATTGGAGGTTTGACAGTTACATCCTTGACACTACAGCAAG GGAGAAATGCACAGCAATATGTGTCTTCAGTGCTTTTGGCCGGTGCGACTGCTGGAGTGATGGCAGTTATCAGAGCTAATGGAAGGCAGTTCTGTTCTAGGCCACGCTTGTGTGGCCTTCTATGA
- the LOC119995263 gene encoding protein trichome birefringence-like 3, whose amino-acid sequence MSLASPSPSATMKITSRGKLPLSIVAVVVCSLAFVALLYNTERISSISSTSIFKFKSCSKRRSSTKSKEKTSEDYFNTAADDRFEFDPEECSIMHGKWVFNKSFKPLYTDRSCPFLDRQVSCVKNGRPDSDYRHWEWQPDDCTLPRFNPEVALKKLRGKRLMFVGDSLQRGQWESFICMVSSIIPEHKRFYRFGRVHSVFKAKEYDAKIEFYWAPFLIESNTDLQIIADPKKRIMKVDSVAKHAKNWEDVDILVFNTYVWWMSGLRLKVLWGSFANGEEGYEVLDTPIAYKLGLRTWANWVDSTINPNKTRVFFTTMSPTHTRSEDWDKPNGTKCYNETRPIKKKKFWGSGADKRMMSVVANVVKRMKVPVTVINVTQLSDYRIDGHASVFTETAGKLLTEEQKADPIHHADCIHWCLPGVPDTWNQIFLAHL is encoded by the exons ATGAGCTTAGCTTCACCTTCTCCTTCTGCTACAATGAAAATTACTTCAAGAGGGAAGCTCCCTCTCTCGATTGTCGCTGTCGTCGTCTGCAGTTTAGCATTTGTAGCTCTCTTATACAACACAGAAAGAATAAGTTCCATCTCTTCTACTTCTATTTTCAAGTTCAAGTCTTGTTCTAAGAGACGCAGTTCCACCAAATCCA AAGAAAAAACTTCGGAGGACTATTTTAACACGGCAGCTGACGATAGGTTCGAGTTTGATCCAGAAGAATGCAGCATAATGCACGGAAAGTGGGTGTTCAACAAGTCATTTAAGCCTCTCTACACCGACAGATCATGCCCATTTCTAGATAGGCAAGTTTCTTGCGTCAAAAATGGACGGCCAGATTCGGATTATCGTCACTGGGAATGGCAGCCCGATGACTGCACTTTGCCGAG GTTTAATCCAGAAGTTGCCCTTAAGAAACTTAGAGGGAAGAGGCTCATGTTTGTGGGGGACTCGCTGCAAAGAGGCCAATGGGAGTCGTTCATATGCATGGTTTCATCAATAATACCTGAACACAAGAGGTTCTATAGATTTGGACGCGTTCATTCAGTCTTTAAAGCCAAG GAATACGACGCTAAAATTGAATTCTATTGGGCACCATTTCTTATCGAGTCCAATACGGATCTCCAAATCATAGCAGATCCCAAAAAGAGAATAATGAAAGTGGATTCCGTCGCCAAACACGCCAAAAACTGGGAGGACGTGGACATTCTTGTGTTCAATACTTACGTTTGGTGGATGAGTGGTCTTAGGCTAAAAGTACT ATGGGGCTCGTTTGCTAATGGGGAAGAAGGGTACGAAGTCCTGGACACACCTATTGCTTACAAACTTGGCTTGAGAACTTGGGCCAATTGGGTCGACTCAACAATAAATCCTAACAAGACTCGTGTCTTCTTTACTACCATGTCGCCTACTCATACAAG GAGCGAAGATTGGGACAAGCCGAACGGGACTAAATGCTACAACGAGACAAGAccaatcaagaagaagaagttctGGGGGAGTGGTGCAGATAAGCGCATGATGAGTGTGGTTGCCAACGTCGTGAAGAGAATGAAAGTTCCTGTTACAGTCATCAACGTAACACAACTCTCCGACTACCGCATCGATGGCCACGCATCGGTTTTTACTGAAACTGCGGGCAAATTGTTGACGGAAGAACAGAAGGCTGACCCAATACACCATGCAGATTGCATACATTGGTGTCTGCCTGGAGTTCCTGATACGTGGAATCAAATATTCCTTGCACATTTGTAG
- the LOC119995109 gene encoding protein RESPONSE TO ABA AND SALT 1-like, which produces MSSGSSRTSTTTNAGSFESFLEIWLVRQEHYLEELLSSQQHSHESRDEDLRELIDRVLSHYHQYYVEKSRAAQRDIFLVFSPKWFTTFERTFLWISGFKPGLVFRLAYETIKDLAEDQRVKIANLSKETKVQERSLNDELAKIQESVASPPLLEVARTHGRVSDPLVEAAGATETMRSSMESVVASADLLRMTTAVKMVEILNPVQNVRFLAAATQLQLRIRSLGLQRDAERGVNDSL; this is translated from the coding sequence ATGTCTTCCGGATCATCAAGAACTAGTACTACCACAAATGCTGGTTCATTCGAGTCATTTCTCGAGATCTGGCTTGTACGCCAAGAGCATTACCTTGAGGAGCTCCTCTCCTCGCAACAACATTCTCATGAATCCCGAGACGAGGATCTTCGAGAATTGATCGATCGCGTCCTCTCTCACTACCACCAATACTATGTCGAGAAATCACGTGCTGCACAACGGGACATCTTCCTGGTCTTCTCTCCAAAGTGGTTCACCACATTCGAACGCACTTTCCTCTGGATCTCCGGGTTCAAGCCAGGACTCGTGTTTCGACTGGCCTATGAAACAATCAAAGATTTAGCAGAAGATCAGAGGGTAAAAATTGCAAACCTATCGAAGGAGACTAAAGTGCAGGAGCGATCGCTGAACGACGAATTGGCCAAAATTCAGGAGAGCGTGGCGTCGCCGCCGTTGTTGGAGGTGGCAAGAACGCACGGAAGAGTGAGCGACCCATTAGTGGAGGCGGCAGGGGCAACGGAGACAATGAGATCGAGTATGGAGTCAGTGGTGGCGAGTGCGGACTTGTTGAGGATGACTACGGCGGTGAAGATGGTGGAAATACTGAATCCTGTGCAGAACGTGAGGTTCTTGGCGGCTGCGACGCAGCTTCAGCTTAGGATCAGGAGTTTGGGCTTGCAGAGAGACGCTGAAAGAGGCGTCAACGACTCACTCTGA